The Nicotiana tabacum cultivar K326 chromosome 1, ASM71507v2, whole genome shotgun sequence genome segment CCTAAGAAGACTTACTTAACTTTTATCTCATAAGAGCCAGTCACCTCCTGAGAAGTCTTGGACTTGGGTATTACCATCCTAAGAACACCATTCTTCATCTCTGCTTCCATATACTGAGGCTGAAAGGAATTCGAACAGATCTCAATGTTGGCACTGTAGGTTCTTCCACTGTCCTCATGCTCAGACTCCTTTTTTCCATCACCCTTTATGCAGACATTCCCATATTCAACCCACACCTTCACATCTTCTTTATCAATACCTGGCATTTCCATCCTCAGGAACATTCCTGCGTCCACATTCTTCGCCTCGTATGACCCTCGAGGTCCAGAAATTTGGAACGGGTTTTCCATGTACTGATCAGATGCACCTTCACAGAATTTAtgaaaatttaccaaaatcatCACACCAATTCTAAAGATAAAATCAACTCTCTGAGACATTGTAAAGAATGGTGatacaaatataaaataaataattaaataaatcgtTCTCGTCATTTAAGCTTTTAGCTAAACAAAAACAACTTTTATGCCTCAATCTCAAACAACTTTGGATCGACTATATCAATCCTCATTGACACGTTTCTTCATTTAAACTCATCTCATGCCAATATTATGCtaatacaaatataaataatttaaaattgtcCGCTCTCTAATAATTAACCTTTTATCAAAATACTGACACAATTTAACATGAATCAGTCATTCAGTAGAGATTTGCATCACAATCACACCGGTACTCGTTAATTAAGAAAACTCACGTGGTAAAACATATTACAGATTTACAgacataaaataattaaataaaaagtaCTATCAGaggataataaaataaaacaaaaaggaacaaaATTCTGCAAAATGAAATTGGATTAAACTAGAGAATTAAAGAAAAACGATGATATATACCGCGTTGAATAGGGAATTGATCGGAGCGGGGAAAGGAACCTCCAAGTGCATTGATAGTAAAGCTTTCTTCGTTAGAGTCCACAACGGAAACATGACTACTCTTATAGCTCAGAAAAAGAGATGTTAACGGCGCAACAGAACCAGTAGGGCGGCGTGTATTGAGGAAGTTGGAGAGAAGGGTTGATGAGGAGTTCAATCTCCGTAAAGCAGTGCGAAACGCCATTTTTGCAGCAAATCAAAGCTTTCGCAGTTTTCTTCTCGCCCAAGCTGGGAAAAAACAGGGGACTTTTTAGAGGGTTAATTGTGCAAATAGATTTTCTTGACGTTCAAGCCACATGTGACTTGAAAAATTCCGATTTTATACTCTTGATTTATAATTGGGATAATTACTTGGAACTTCATCAAATGTAAATAAAACAAGACCAACAACTGaaataaattgtaaaataaaTTACTTTGTCGAAACTAAAATATAGAATAGACATTGAAAAGTAAAGAGTATACCACTGAAACTTATACAGTCTAAAGGTATGGTAAATACTCACCCACATAATGGGTGTTCATATAAAAGCAATTCTAACTTATTATGATCAAATTATTTTACCGAGTAAAAATTAACTATCGTTAAGTAATAGAAGTGAATTTGCAATTGCATGTCATGCACTTTCAATGAATATCTCTTACACAATATTGTATGGATTCTATTCTCATTATTTCCTTCCCTTAATCCtcttaactttttcttttttctctattCCTTTTTATGTaccatttttttaatttgtttccaaaagatatatttttatttttaaaataatttaacttttaatGAGATAAATTTATAGTC includes the following:
- the LOC107821605 gene encoding heat shock 22 kDa protein, mitochondrial-like yields the protein MAFRTALRRLNSSSTLLSNFLNTRRPTGSVAPLTSLFLSYKSSHVSVVDSNEESFTINALGGSFPRSDQFPIQRGASDQYMENPFQISGPRGSYEAKNVDAGMFLRMEMPGIDKEDVKVWVEYGNVCIKGDGKKESEHEDSGRTYSANIEICSNSFQPQYMEAEMKNGVLRMVIPKSKTSQEVTGSYEIKVK